CGCTGATTCCTGGAATGGATGCCACGCCCGCTAACCCTCGTTTACAGTTATGACTGCCATTCAGGGTAAGCCAAAGGGGTCAAGACACGCTGAATTGGTTACAGCCCTGGGAGCTGTAGTTTGGCTGCAAGAGCTATGGTCGAACTTTTTGGCATTGAATGAACATGCCAGATTTCCCATGCGTAACTTAGGGCTTACTTTCGATTGAAGAAGTTATTGGCAGCAACATAGCTATCCTGGGCTTTtgttgctttctctctccataCTGTATGGGCCTGATACTGGGCAAAGCGATTAGTTAAACAGTCAATCATCCATGCCCGAATCAATGACTATTTACCTGCGCGACGTCCCTGAAACTGGTAAAAATTATCCcttccccatctccatctgggTTTACTCCTACTTCTGTCAAGACATTCCTTCGCGGCCCTGACTTATATCTGTTCATATTAGCTTTtcattacttttcttttattagtagtagtagagcTTCTCAAGCTGGTAACAACAGGAAAGGTAGACTTTCAGGCGCCTACCCGCAGGAATTATTTACTATGATTTGTCTTCCGAGCATCATCAACGCTTTATAGACATCTTTGAGGAAGCCGGACCATCTGCCCATACCATGCCTAGCATAATTATTCAATTCGATGAACAATCATTTGCCTCTTTCCTTATATCTGACGGTATTACAAGTGTGGTGGTACTTTGAGATTAGCGACGCGTATCTTGGTGGAATTGAAAACCGCAGTCAAGCATGGTAAATCTCTTTACTTCACCTTGTTATGGACTGGCTCAACACCTCTGTAGAAAGAGACTATCTGTGCTGACACAAACGTCGAGGCCAAGTTCTGCATGTCTAGCCAACTCGGATCCTTTATCGTCATGACGGACACTTTTAACAGAGCACACAATCCGATCATCAAATGTCACCCACCCACAGATGTTCATATACCCTATTAGTGCTCACGAATTGTACTGCACGCCTACCTACACGTACTCAGGTCATGTCTACTCTGGTCTTATCCTCGTACAGGGGTTACAAACTCTTAACCGGAATCCTAACGACCTGGCCTACATCTGCATCAAGTGTTGACAGTCTTGTTGACCATATTATGTATGCATTACTTACGCGTTTCCATAATCATATCCTGAGGAAACTCTATTCCCCACATCTCTTCAGCTCTCCTCTCGTCAGCTTTGCTCAATGTTTCTATACATCACCTTCACTACACATTGGCCGATGCCCGCCGCCACCCGCTAAAGATAAAACCTCTTGCTTGGACCACTGCGGTCATACCCTTCACAATAACCCTTCCTTTTCGTAATCTTGCTCCTAAACCGGCTGGCCCTACCATTTTGAAGGGAGCCTTACTCTACTCCTCAGCTCTCAGTCCCACGCCCTCTCACAACGTGGCTTTTATCATAGACTTAAGCTTCCAGGCCGTGATGAAAGATGGAAAATAAGCTGGTTTGATATTAGACAGACTACAGGACCCAGTTCCCCGTCAAATATTGGTTCATGAACACCGGTAGATATATCAAGTTATAACACAGCTTCAACATCACATCCACTGATAAATTTGTAATAGTTTAGAGTCCCAGAGAAACATAGTCCACTTACTACCCTTCcttgaatatatttatgATGGGTACAAGTTTGCCATCTGCGGTCCAGATGCCGTTGTGAAAATTCAGACAGAGCTCAATCCACTGACGGCCCTCTTGCAATCTCCTCTGTTTAAGCCATATATTCACAATAACGCACCGTCCATTATCGAGACGTCTCATATAAAAGCATTAGCATATATTGAAAGGTGTAAATTCTATGAACACTGGCTTATGTACTATTCTATCGTCTATACCTCTCTGTGATGTGACGTAACACAAAAGATGGTCGATATACTCCATATATTAGAATAAGAAGTGCTTTGTATCTCATGACATCTTTGACGAATATAACAATCTTTTGAGTGGTGATTTGCACGCCCTTATTGAACATCAGTTCTATAGATAGGTCAATATCAATTTGAGGATCTACTGGCACATAAATTTGAGAGACTATAGCCACAACGGAACGTTGATCGGAAGGGTCTTGTGAGGTTCCATGGCATCCACACTTCCCGATGAATGACCCGCCAACTTAGGCTTGCGGGTGAGGAAGAGCAGCATATCTCGCGTTGCACGCTTAGACACATCCTCCTGGAAGACAGAAGTGAGACTGTGCTTGGCCTCATTATCGGCAAACAGGAGCGAGTCTAGGAAGTGACGATGCTGGAACCGATGCTTGATGAGGCTCGGCTGTGCCTCAGTGGCTGGGATCCCGGTGATCTCCTTCTGGTCATGGATGAAGGTGATTCCACTGTCGGACCTCATATTGGTGCATCCCAGGAAAGTAGTCATTGTATGATCCGCTCCATCGGCGTGCACGCCTTCAAGGGTAGGCTCACCGAGAATGTTCTTCTCAGTGAATGTTCGGATATTAAATACGTTGCAGAGGAAATTCGGGCTAGAGTAGTCCAGGTGGGCACGAGGTTCGACGTCGACTTTGTTCATTATGAAGGCCTTCGCCACCATCAGGGCTTGCAGGACAGTGTTGTATTGAAGGTCACCCCGGACTTCTGGGAAATCACGGGGTAATCCGGAGTCGTGACGCTTGTAGTTCTCCTGTACGGTGAGGGTGAAGCGTTGCTTTTGAAACCGTTGGATTGTCTTGTTCTCAAAGTTGAAATAGAACAGACCGTTCCTGATGGTCCGGTAGTCTACCGTAGGATCCTTGCCCAGGTGATGGCTGACttgctggagagcatcaAAATCCTCCTCCCTGGCGCCCAGTGCTTTGAGGATTGGAACCAACCATTCGCCCTCCATGAAAACAACCCGGTCTTTGGCGTACCTAGCCCTCACCTCCAGCATGCTCGCCATTGCTTTATAAAATTTGGCATCGTAGAGCCGCTGGCCCACGTCGAGATTAACGGGCACAGCCGACATGCAGTACCTCTTGATTCCACTAAGAACGGCTCTGGCGACGGTCTCAATGTCTTCTGACTGCACACCGACAGATATCCGTAAGAAAGGATCTGTGTTCTCGAAAAATGCGTCCGCCACGAAGATCCGGGTGGTGGAGAAGCCCAGGCTGGCCCCCTTGACCATCTGCAccccctcttcttccgcggcGCGGAGAATGTCGTCACAGCAGCGCTCCAAGTTGGACCTTTTATTTAGTCCCTCTCCGTGAAAGCGGACTGTGACGACATTCCCGCCGTGTCTCCATCTGTAATCGCGCCAGTGGTGAGGAAAAGTCACCTCGGCCATGTTTCTGCTCTCAGCATCTAGTAACCGGTGCAGCTTCTCAGCATTCGTCGTCAAGCGAGACATtcgaaaattgaaaatgGTCTTGTCAATGGGCGGAAGGAGACTGGCGTTTCGAGAGTACAGGACGGTTCCTGTAATCTGGCGAATCAACTGTATCGCGGGCACCAGGTCTTCCGGCATTACAACGTATCCGCACATGATAAGGTCCAGACCCAGCTGGATATATTTGTGGGCACTCTCGTAGTAAAGCACCTTGGGGCAGTGAGGCCCGTCAAACCAGTCATATAACTGCATTCCCCCAGACACTAAGGTTCCATCAACGATGACCAGACGATCTGCCCAGCCTCCTCTGTTGGCCACCAGGTGGGCAAATCGGCGTATGTCAATGGTGTCCAAACCCACTGTATTGCACATTGGGTCTAGAAAGACAGCTCGGGCATTATTTCTCTCTGCGGCCTCAATTATGCTCTCTGGATCAAAGCCTTTCGCGTTCACCACAGTCAAGGATTTCTGGGAGCGCATTGGCTGAAACGATTCGAAGTAAATGTAAGGGGAAACTACCACGGTATCGCCATAGTTGAGTTGCTGGACGACGTACTGCTGGATGACAGTAAATGACGCCATGCCACTGGACATCAACAGAAGCTTAGGGTTCTGATTCGAGCCCAGCTGCAGTGTCTCGAGTAGCTGTTGTTCGCGGTCCCGCACATCCGGCGACGCAAAGCGGTCGTAATTCACACCCTGACACTGGTAGTAGGATGGATCGAAGAACCAAGGAATCTTAGACTGGTCGTACCCCGGGCAAGCACGCTCGAAGAATGATCCTAAGGTGGATTGAAGCTGTGCGAGGGCCCTGTACCGTTCTTCAATCTGCCAGAGTTCCAACCCGCGGTCGAACCCGTTGGTATGGGTGTGGAAACCGTTGATGCGAGTGTCGAAGCCATTGATGTGGGTGTCGAACCCGTTGTTGAACCCGTTTATTTTGGTGATGACGCCGTTGACATGGTTGTCAACGCCGTTTGATGGCATCAAGGCCATTTCAAACTTAGCGGTTAGCTTGAGAAGCTTTTCCAAATCGTCCAAGAAGATTGACTCGGACCACTCATCCCTCTGCAAGCCCAGCTCCTTGCATAATGCCCTATATTTGTCGAATCTAGTCTTGATGGCATTGGTGTTTTGTTTGAATCGCGACAGTATCGTTCTCCAGACATCGTGCATGGAGGATAGCGGCGAAGATATCTGAGTGTTATCTAGATCATGGTATCCGTTGACGAGCGTCAAGGGTTTGGGTGTCATCTTCACGAATGTAGGTACGAGCTGATTCTGAAGGAAGCGAGAGAGCACTTGGAGGTCCAATTGGTGCTGTTGTCAGGATGCATGGCAGAGTACGTTACCAGTCCCTTCTTATTAGTATGTCTTCGGTTACAGAAGTGATTGTCATCAAGCTAGTAGTGGTAGCTTTACACTGCTAGGAACTCCAATTTGCAAAAAATGATTGATTTCCATAAAATACAGAATAAGTTGAATCTGACATGTACGAGTAGTTACGAACAAGACACAGCGTGGTTCTTAAGGTTATCGGCGTATTTGGTACCGAAATGTCATCATCAAGTACTGCGCCCCACCTACTGTGATGTATGCAATTTCCCAACAGCAATACCACCACTATACAGTATGTAAATACCAAACATGATGATCCAAAGAGCGAGATCAACACCCTGATTCAACTCCACCATGACTTTGAACTCTACTTCCAGCTTGACTTTCAGCTCTCCTCCTATTCTTTCAGCTCGACTTGCAGCTACACCGCTACTTTCAGCTGCACAGCTAGTAGGTACAGGTCACAAGACGCAAATTTTGAGGTGCAGGTCGTCTCACAGAATATTATTGTATGTTTTACTTCGGCTGCTCTACTGGACTTGCCGCTAATCTGTCACttaatatagatagtagtTAGTTAATTACTGCATAGCATTATTCAGTATGAAAGAAGCCCTAGTGTTTCAAGCGATAGCACTAGTTATTGCTATAGTGGTGGGAGTATCAGTAGAAGCACCTATTT
The sequence above is a segment of the Aspergillus oryzae RIB40 DNA, chromosome 3 genome. Coding sequences within it:
- a CDS encoding 2OG-Fe dioxygenase family protein (predicted protein), with product MAEVTFPHHWRDYRWRHGGNVVTVRFHGEGLNKRSNLERCCDDILRAAEEEGVQMVKGASLGFSTTRIFVADAFFENTDPFLRISVGVQSEDIETVARAVLSGIKRYCMSAVPVNLDVGQRLYDAKFYKAMASMLEVRARYAKDRVVFMEGEWLVPILKALGAREEDFDALQQVSHHLGKDPTVDYRTIRNGLFYFNFENKTIQRFQKQRFTLTVQENYKRHDSGLPRDFPEVRGDLQYNTVLQALMVAKAFIMNKVDVEPRAHLDYSSPNFLCNVFNIRTFTEKNILGEPTLEGVHADGADHTMTTFLGCTNMRSDSGITFIHDQKEITGIPATEAQPSLIKHRFQHRHFLDSLLFADNEAKHSLTSVFQEDVSKRATRDMLLFLTRKPKLAGHSSGSVDAMEPHKTLPINVPLWL